One part of the Quercus lobata isolate SW786 chromosome 7, ValleyOak3.0 Primary Assembly, whole genome shotgun sequence genome encodes these proteins:
- the LOC115951309 gene encoding uncharacterized protein LOC115951309, whose product MGSFTNTTNFDNLLLQTLMGRLQIRPPTATTTTNPFHSQSLEDLLFEAANFSDDNDDDEDDGENGSSKTQLAKEESRLEKEIVRVILSGKTDSLKPNSGQAVTIGEHHICVGFHEETGSDYRVWEWHGHIMLFDEENGYTPEYIYGNYFERLLVKSRGVDEEKEKEKEKEEEKEEKVGNLGLRELIDGGDSGGARILHRNINAGSPRF is encoded by the coding sequence ATGGGGTCGTTCACCAACACCACCAACTTCGACAATCTCCTCCTCCAAACTCTCATGGGTCGCCTCCAAATCCGCCCTCCCAccgccacaaccaccaccaacccTTTCCACTCTCAGTCCCTCGAGGACCTCCTCTTCGAAGCCGCCAATTTCTCCGACGACAACGATGATGACGAAGACGACGGTGAGAATGGTAGTAGCAAAACCCAGCTCGCCAAAGAAGAATCCAGGCTCGAAAAGGAAATCGTCCGGGTCATCCTTAGTGGCAAGACCGATTCTCTGAAACCCAACTCGGGTCAGGCCGTGACTATCGGTGAGCACCATATTTGTGTCGGGTTTCACGAGGAAACGGGTTCGGATTACCGGGTATGGGAGTGGCATGGGCATATAATGCTTTTCGATGAAGAAAATGGGTACACGCCTGAGTATATATATGGGAATTACTTCGAAAGGTTGTTGGTTAAGTCGCGTGGTGTtgatgaagagaaagagaaagagaaagaaaaagaggaggagAAGGAAGAGAAGGTTGGGAACTTGGGGCTAAGAGAGTTGATTGATGGTGGCGATTCCGGCGGGGCTCGGATTCTTCATCGGAATATCAATGCTGGTTCTCCAAG